From Peromyscus maniculatus bairdii isolate BWxNUB_F1_BW_parent chromosome 8, HU_Pman_BW_mat_3.1, whole genome shotgun sequence, a single genomic window includes:
- the Llgl2 gene encoding LLGL scribble cell polarity complex component 2 isoform X1: protein MRRFLRTGHDPARERLKRDLFQFNKTVEHGFPHQPSALGYSPSLHILAIGTRSGAIKLYGAPGVEFMGLHKENNAVMQIHFLPGQCQLVTLLDDNSLHLWSLKVKGGVSELQEEESFTLRGAPGAAPSATQITEILPHSSRELLYLGTESGSVFVVQLPGFRTLDDRTISSEAVLRWLPEEARHRRVFEMVEALQEHPRDPNQILIGYSRGLVVIWDLQGSRVLYHFLSSQQLENVSWQRDGCLIVTCHSDGSHCQWPVSSDIQNPDPLRSSIPYGPFPCKAITKIFWLTTRQGLPFTIFQGGMPRASYGDRHCISVVHNGQQTAFDFTSRVIDFTVLTEADPTAGFDDPYALVVLAEEELVVIDLQTAGWPPVQLPYLASLHCSAITCSHHVSNIPLKLWERVIAAGSRQNPHFSTMEWPIDGGTNLAPPPPQRDLLLTGHEDGTVRFWDASGVCLRLLYKLSTVRVFLTDTDLSENLSTQGEEEWPPLRKVGSFDPYSDDPRLGIQKIFLCKYSGYLAVAGTAGQVLVLELNDEAAEHAVEHVEADLLQDQEGYRWKGHERLAARPGPVSFEPGFQPFVLVQCQPPAVVTSLALHSEWRLVAFGTSHGFGLFDHQRRRQVFVKCTLHPSDQLALEGPLSRVKSLKKSLRQSFRRMRRSRVSGHKRRPGGYTGEAQAQAVSTKAERTGLQNMELAPVQRKIEARSAEDSFTGFVRTLYFADTYVRDSSRHCPSLWAGTNGGTIYAFSLRVPPAERRMEEPVRAEQAKEIQLMHRAPVVGILVLDGHSVPLPEPLEVAHDLSKSPDMQGSHQLLVVSEEQFKVFTLPKVSAKMKLKLTALEGSRVRRVGVAHFGSCRAEDYGEHHLAVLTNSGDIQVVSMPLLKPQARYSCIRKEDVSGIASCVFTKYGQGFYLISPSEFERFSLSTKWLVEPRCLVDSTKTKNHSRPSNGNSTGPQRTSGQVRNSRSQSDGEAGVLKEIQSTLEGDRGSYGNWRSHRVAVGCSLSNGEAE, encoded by the exons GTATGGTGCCCCTGGGGTGGAGTTCATGGGGCTTCACAAGGAGAACAACGCTGTGATGCAGatccacttcctgcctggccag TGTCAGCTGGTCACTCTGCTGGACGACAACAGCTTGCATCTCTGGAGCCTGAAGGTCAAGGGCGGGGTGTCAGagctgcaggaggaagagagctTCACGTTACGTGGCGCCCCGGG GGCTGCCCCCAGCGCCACGCAGATCACCGAGATCCTACCTCACTCCTCCCGAGAGCTGCTCTACCTGGGCACCGAGAGCGGCAGCGTGTTTGTGGTGCAGCTTCCGGGCTTCCGCACCCTGGACGACAGGACCATCAGCTCAGAGGCGGTGCTGCGATG GCTGCCGGAGGAGGCCCGCCACCGGCGAGTGTTCGAGATGGTGGAAGCTCTGCAGGAGCACCCTCGTGACCCCAACCAAATCCTCATTGGCTACAGCCGAGGCCTCGTTGTCATCTGGGACCTTCAGGGCAGTCGTGTGCTTTACCATTTCCTCAGCAGCCAG caACTGGAGAATGTCAGCTGGCAGAGGGATGGCTGCCTGATAGTCACCTGCCACTCCGACGGCAGCCACTGCCAGTGGCCCGTGTCCAGTGACATCCAGAACCCAGACCCTCTGCGCAGTTCCATACCTTACG GTCCCTTTCCTTGCAAGGCTATAACCAAAATCTTCTGGCTGACCACGAGGCAAGG GTTGCCCTTCACCATCTTCCAGGGCGGTATGCCACGTGCCAGTTACGGGGACCGCCACTGCATCTCAGTGGTCCACAACGGGCAGCAGACAGCCTTCGACTTCACCTCCCGTGTCATTGACTTCACTGTCCTCACGGAGGCCGACCCTACAGCTG GCTTTGATGACCCGTACGCCCTGGTGGTGCTGGCGGAGGAGGAGCTGGTGGTGATCGACCTGCAGACAGCAGGCTGGCCGCCCGTGCAGCTGCCCTACCTGGCCTCCCTGCACTGTTCCGCCATCACCTGCTCTCACCACGTCTCTAACATCCCCCTGAAGCTCTGGGAGCGCGTCATTGCTGCGGGCAGCCGCCAGAACCCACACTTCTCCACCATG GAGTGGCCCATCGATGGTGGCACCAACCTGGCCCCGCCTCCACCCCAGCGGGACCTGCTGCTCACGGG GCATGAGGATGGCACAGTGCGCTTCTGGGATGCCTCGGGTGTCTGCTTGCGGCTGCTGTACAAACTCAGCACCGTGAGAGTGTTCCTCACAGACACGGACCTCAGCGAGAACCTCAGTACCCAGGGTGAGGAGGAGTGGCCCCCGCTCCGCAAG GTGGGCTCTTTTGATCCCTACAGTGATGATCCTCGGCTGGGCATCCAGAAGATCTTCCTCTGTAAATACAGTGGCTACCTGGCTGTGGCAGGCACGGCAGGGCAG gtgctggtgctggagctgaacGACGAGGCGGCTGAGCACGCCGTGGAGCACGTGGAGGCTGACCTGCTGCAGGACCAGGAGGGCTACCGCTGGAAGGGGCACGAGCGCCTCGCCGCCCGCCCAGGGCCCGTGAGCTTCGAGCCAGGCTTCCAGCCCTTTGTCCTGGTACAGTGCCAGCCCCCAGCTGTGGTCACCTCCTTGGCTCTGCACTCCGAGTGGCGGCTTGTAGCCTTCGGCACCAGTCACGGCTTCGGCCTCTTTGATCACCAGCGGCGGCGGCAGGTCTTTGTCAA GTGCACACTGCACCCCAGTGACCAGCTAGCCTTGGAGGGCCCACTGTCTCGAGTAAAGTCCCTCAAGAAGTCTCTACGTCAATCGTTCCGTCGAATGCGCCGCAGCAGAGTATCTGGTCATAAACGGCGGCCGGGTGGCTACACTGGAGAG GCGCAGGCTCAGGCTGTGAGCACCAAGGCGGAACGGACAGGCCTGCAGAACATGGAGTTGGCCCCAGTGCAGCGCAAGATCGAGGCCCGCTCTGCGGAGGACTCTTTCACTGGCTTCGTCCGGACCCTCTACTTTGCTGATACCTACGTGAGGGACA GCTCCCGCCACTGCCCTTCACTGTGGGCTGGCACCAATGGAGGTACCATCTATGCTTTTTCCCTGCGTGTGCCTCCTGCAGAGCGGAGAATGGAGGAGCCGGTTCGGGCTGAGCAGG CCAAGGAGATCCAGCTGATGCATCGTGCGCCCGTGGTGGGCATCCTGGTGCTTGACGGACACAGTGTACCCCTTCCCGAGCCCCTGGAAGTAGCCCATGACCTGTCCAAGAGCCCGGACATGCAAGGCAGCCACCAGTTGCTTGTGGTGTCAGAGGAACAATTCAAG GTATTCACACTGCCCAAGGTGAGTGCCAAGATGAAGCTGAAGCTGACAGCCCTGGAGGGCTCACGGGTGCGAAGAGTGGGTGTGGCTCACTTCGGCAGCTGCAGGGCTGAGGACTACGGGGAGCACCACCTGGCGGTGCTCACCAACTCGGGCGACATCCAGGTGGTCTCCATGCCCCTGCTCAAGCCCCAAGCGCGATACAGCTGCATCCGAAAGGAGGACGTCAGTGGAATCGCCTCCTGTGTCTTCACCAAATATGGCCAAG GTTTCTACCTGATATCACCCTCAGAGTTTGAGCGCTTTTCTCTCTCCACCAAGTGGCTGGTTGAGCCCCGGTGTTTGGTGGATTCAACCAAAACCAAGAACCACAGCCGCCCCAGTAACGGCAACAGCACGGGCCCCCAAAGGACCTCGGGCCAAGTCAG GAACTCAAGAAGCCAAAGTGATGGGGAAG CAGGGGTCCTAAAGGAAATCCAGAGCACGCTGGAAGGGGACCGGGG GAGCTATGGCAATTGGCGTTCTCACCGAGTGGCTGTGGGATGCAGCCTCAGCAATGGGGAAG CGGAGTGA